AACCCTTCAAGATGGGATACGGAAATAAGTTTCATTAAGTTTTTGTATCCCTTCTCGTTTTTAACTAAAAGGATGAGATGATAACGAAGACGGTCTTCGGCAGTCGGATTTTTATTGGCCAGCCCATTGGGAGCCAGATACATCTCGCAGCCGATGATCGGTTTTATTCCCCGCTCTTTGGCTTTAATGAAAAATTCCACGGCGCCATAGAGCACTCCGTGGTCAGTGAGAGCCAGGGAGTCCATGCCCAGTTCCTTGGCGCGATCAAGAAGCTCGTCGATTTTGGCGAGACCGTCGAGAAGAGAATAATGAGAGTGGACATGTAAATGAGTGAATTTGGGTTTTGCGGTTTCGGACATAATTCGTGTTTAAAAAATCCCAATTTCAAAACCCAAATGTCAAATAAAATCCAAAAAATTAAAAATAAAAAACGGCCTTATGGAGCGTTTAAAAAATCTTGGAAATTTGAGCTTTGAAATTTGACATTTTTTTATTCTATCCTCATTCCCCGGGTTGCCCCTTTGGAGTTTGCAGGGTAGTTCTCTACGAATTACTAATCACATACGAATGTACGAATCCGTGATTTGATTATAGCAGGTTTGGGGAAAAAGAAAAGAAGCGACGGTTTATATGTCGCTTCTAGCGGTTTTTAAACAAGGAATGCTTCACATTACCAAGGCGTCCTTCTTCGGGTTTTACTCTCAATTTTGCCAATATCAGTTGGTAATTTGTTCAGTTCCACCATTTTTTCGTAGAAGCTTTTTAAGCTTCTTCCGGAGGCCTTTAATGCTTCGTGCAAATAAAGAATTATAACTGCCGGAAGAAGGATAATTAATCCTGCTAATACTTTTAAAACTTCTATCGGATGAAGGTACCACCTATAACTTTTCATTAGTTCCTCCTTTGCTGTGAACTTATTTAAGATGTTATAATAAATTTATGAAAAAGTCAACCTTTGAACTAGAAAATAAATTATTGAATGATGGCTATGATTTTATTATCGGCATTGATGAGGCGGGGAGAGGGCCATTGGCGGGCCCCGTCGTTGCTGCTGCAACGATAACCCGCAATTTCCAATTTCCAAATCTCAATTTCCAAAAAAATGTCAAATGTCAAATGTCAAATGTCAAGATGTTTGATCTTATCCGCGATTCAAAAACCTTATCTGCGAAGCAGCGGGAAAAATTATTTGATTTCATTCAAGAACACTTTTACGTAGGGATCGGAATTTGCGATCACCGGACAATTGACAAGGTAAATATTTTGCAAGCGAGTTTTTTGGCGATGAAAGCGGCCCTATCAGACCTGAAATCAAAAATCAAAAATCAAAAATCAAAATTACAATTTAAAAATCAAAAAGAAATATTAGACACCAGGTACAAAATACCAGATACAAAATACATAGTACTCGTTGATGGCAAGCACAAAATTCCCAATTTTTCCCATAAGCAAAAAAATATCGTCAGCGGTGACAAACTTGTGAAATCCATTTCCGCTGCTTCAATTGCGGCTAAAGTCACCCGTGACCGGATAATGTTGAAAATGCATAAAAAATATCCACACTATGGATTTAGATTAAAAAAGCATGGACCTTGCCGAATTCACCGGAAAAGTTTTAAGCCGGTAGAAAAACTTGTCAAAGCAAAGAAATGATGATAACTTAACAATGTAGCCATTAACAGTTTAGCAATTTACGATTATGTCTGTACCAAAGCAGCGTCATACTAAAGGCAGAAGAGATCGAAAAAGGAAAAGATTCACAGTTCGCGCCAAGAAAATGCAAACTTGCCCGAAATGCTCAAAACCGGTGCTCCCTCACCGCGTTTGTTTGGTATGCGGTTATTATAAAGGAAGGGAAATCATGGACACGCTTAAAAAGTCAAAAGGCAAAAAAGTAAAAAAATAGAGATGACTCCCCGCACCAAATTCCGTTAATTCTCTACGAACTACGAATTTTTACGAATGTACGAATCTTGGTTGTTTTATTTTTTCGTACTTTAGTA
The sequence above is drawn from the Candidatus Moraniibacteriota bacterium genome and encodes:
- a CDS encoding ribonuclease HII, which produces MKKSTFELENKLLNDGYDFIIGIDEAGRGPLAGPVVAAATITRNFQFPNLNFQKNVKCQMSNVKMFDLIRDSKTLSAKQREKLFDFIQEHFYVGIGICDHRTIDKVNILQASFLAMKAALSDLKSKIKNQKSKLQFKNQKEILDTRYKIPDTKYIVLVDGKHKIPNFSHKQKNIVSGDKLVKSISAASIAAKVTRDRIMLKMHKKYPHYGFRLKKHGPCRIHRKSFKPVEKLVKAKK